A window from Primulina eburnea isolate SZY01 chromosome 2, ASM2296580v1, whole genome shotgun sequence encodes these proteins:
- the LOC140823719 gene encoding brassinosteroid LRR receptor kinase-like has protein sequence MKDHNKLINSNFLFFLCHHTSLQQQILMCVLLLSVIFLPSTLVFSASNDLYRDSHQLISFKNSLLNPAPLQSWQPAISPCSFSGVSCKDSRVSSIDLSNYHLSADFSSVASFLLTLQNLESLVLKAAGIYGSISSVSSVSCGSFLSSLDLAENAISGSLTDISILGTCLGLVFLNLSKNSLDPPFVKDVAKKGTSFAGISSLQVLDVSYNNISGQNVVPWLLSSGFSELQRLSLKGNKLSGDLPMLNYKNLVYLDLSTNNFSTNFPSFSDCSNLEHLDLSSNKFHGDVENSLLKCGKLSFLNLSNNHLTGSIPELPSGSIQYLYLRENDFLGTFPPSLSDLCTTIVELDLSFNNFTGSLPEILGACSATLELLDISGNDFSGELPIDTLLELSNLRTLRMSFNYFSGPLPDSFSKMVSLETLDASSNSISGLIPSGLCQDPRTGLKWLYLQNNMLTGSIPQSLSNCSQLVSLDLSLNYLNGTIPPSLGTLLNLKDVILWLNQLNGEIPEDFMYLRSLENLILDFNDLSGSIPDRLSNCTRLNWISLSNNQLSGEIPASLGLLGNLAILKLGNNSLSGSIPAELGDCRSLIWLDLNTNFLNGMIPPELAKQSGKIAAGLLTGKQFVYIKNDGSKQCHGAGNLLEFGGIRQEQLSRISTRHPCSFNRVYSGTLQPNFNHNGSMIFLDLSYNNLEGNIPKELGSMYYLYILNLGHNDLSGPIPLELSGLKNVAILDFSYNRLNGSIPQSLSNLPLGEIDLSNNNLSGMIPESAPFDTFPDSRFANNSGLCGYPLPRCGAGLGTGNGQHEKSHHKRTSIAGSVAIGLLFSLFCILGLTLVAIESKKRTRKRKEAAIEAYMENHSNSVTANSIWKISARDALSITLSTFEKPLKNLTLADLFEATNGFHDDFLVGSGGFGDVYRAQLKDGTIVAIKKLIHISGQGDREFTAEMETIGKVKHRNLVSLLGYCKVGEERLLVYEYMKYGSLEDVLHDRKKIGIKLNWAGRRKLIIGSARGLAFLHHNCNPHIIHRDMKSSNVLVDENFEARVSDFGMARHVSVMDTHLSVSTLAGTPGYVPPEYYQSFRCSTKGDVYSYGVVLLELLTGRRPTDSVDFGDNNLVGWMKQQAKVKVRDVLDPQLLKEDPSLEMELLQYLKVACSCLDDRPWKRPTMIQVIAMFKEIQAGSLVDSSSIVTVSDGSFTAVEGVEMSIREGNV, from the coding sequence ATGAAAGACCACAACAAGCTCATCAACTCCAATTTTCTCTTCTTCTTATGTCATCACACCAGTCTGCAGCAGCAAATCTTGATGTGTGTATTATTATTATCTGTCATCTTTCTCCCCTCTACACTTGTTTTTTCTGCTTCAAACGACCTCTACAGGGACTCTCACCAGCTAATTTCCTTCAAGAATTCACTCCTCAACCCCGCTCCACTTCAATCCTGGCAGCCTGCCATTTCTCCCTGCAGTTTCAGTGGTGTTTCTTGTAAAGATTCGAGGGTTTCATCCATAGACCTTTCTAATTATCACCTTAGTGCTGATTTCTCCTCGGTTGCGAGTTTTTTGTTGACTCTTCAGAATTTGGAGTCTCTTGTTCTGAAGGCTGCTGGTATTTATGGTTCAATCTCTTCTGTTTCGAGTGTTTCATGTGGGAGCTTCTTGAGTTCGCTGGATCTAGCTGAGAATGCTATTTCCGGGAGTTTGACTGATATTTCCATTCTCGGGACTTGCCTTGGATTGGTTTTTCTTAATCTTTCCAAGAATTCTTTGGACCCCCCTTTTGTGAAGGATGTTGCTAAAAAAGGCACTTCCTTTGCGGGGATTTCCTCGTTACAAGTTCTTGATGTTTCTTACAACAATATTTCCGGGCAAAATGTGGTTCCTTGGCTTTTATCGAGTGGTTTTTCTGAGTTGCAGCGCCTGTCTTTGAAGGGTAACAAATTGTCAGGAGATTTACCTATGTTGAACTACAAAAATTTGGTCTATTTGGATCTTTCCACCAACAATTTTTCCACCAATTTCCCCTCATTTAGTGACTGCTCCAACTTGGAACACCTTGACTTGTCTTCCAATAAATTCCACGGTGATGTCGAGAATTCGCTTTTAAAATGTGGGAAGCTGAGTTTTCTTAACCTCAGCAATAACCACCTAACAGGCTCGATTCCAGAGCTGCCTAGTGGGAGCATACAGTATCTGTATCTCCGAGAAAATGATTTCCTGGGTACTTTTCCTCCGAGTTTATCCGATTTATGCACAACCATCGTGGAGTTGGATCTGtcttttaataattttacaGGTAGTTTACCTGAAATTCTTGGTGCCTGCTCTGCCACCTTGGAGCTTCTTGATATCTCAGGAAATGATTTCTCTGGTGAGTTACCCATTGACACGCTCTTGGAATTGAGCAATTTGAGGACTTTAAGGATGTCTTTCAATTACTTTTCGGGACCTTTGCCCGATTCTTTTTCGAAGATGGTGAGTTTGGAGACCTTAGATGCGAGTTCAAATAGTATATCTGGTTTGATTCCTTCTGGTCTTTGCCAAGATCCTAGGACCGGTTTGAAATGGTTGTATTTGCAGAATAATATGCTCACTGGTTCGATACCTCAGAGTTTAAGTAATTGCTCACAGTTGGTTTCTCTTGATCTTAGTTTAAACTATTTGAATGGAACCATCCCGCCAAGCTTGGGGACGTTGCTGAATCTCAAGGACGTGATCTTGTGGTTGAATCAACTCAATGGTGAAATCCCAGAAGATTTTATGTACTTGCGGAGTTTAGAGAACTTGATTCTTGATTTCAATGACTTGTCTGGATCCATACCAGACAGACTTAGCAACTGtaccaggttgaattggatttcATTGTCTAATAATCAATTGAGCGGGGAAATACCAGCTTCTTTGGGCCTTCTAGGCAATCTAGCGATTCTGAAACTTGGAAACAATTCGCTAAGTGGAAGTATTCCAGCTGAGTTAGGGGATTGTCGCAGCTTGATTTGGTTGGACCTCAACACTAATTTCTTGAACGGGATGATCCCTCCAGAGTTGGCCAAGCAATCTGGTAAAATTGCTGCGGGATTGCTCACAGGGAAGCAGTTTGTGTATATCAAGAATGATGGGAGCAAACAATGCCATGGAGCTGGAAATTTACTCGAGTTTGGAGGCATTAGGCAGGAACAATTGAGCAGGATTTCGACGAGGCATCCCTGCAGTTTCAACAGAGTTTATAGTGGCACTCTTCAGCCAAATTTCAATCACAATGGCTCCATGATATTTCTTGACCTTTCTTACAATAATCTGGAGGGAAATATTCCGAAAGAGCTGGGTTCCATGTACTACCTGTATATACTTAACCTGGGACACAATGATCTTTCTGGTCCAATCCCTCTGGAGCTCTCCGGCTTAAAGAATGTTGCTATTCTTGACTTTTCCTACAATAGGCTGAACGGTTCCATTCCACAGTCGTTGAGCAACCTCCCGTTGGGTGAAATTGACCTATCGAATAACAATCTATCAGGAATGATACCTGAATCAGCTCCATTCGACACATTTCCTGATTCCCGGTTTGCGAATAATTCAGGACTTTGTGGATACCCTCTTCCCCGTTGTGGGGCGGGATTGGGTACAGGAAATGGCCAGCATGAAAAATCTCACCACAAGCGTACATCCATTGCGGGAAGCGTGGCAATAGGATTGTTGTTTTCCCTCTTCTGCATTCTCGGATTGACGCTAGTTGCTATAGAATCGAAGAAGAGGACAAGGAAAAGGAAGGAGGCAGCGATCGAGGCCTACATGGAGAATCACTCGAACTCGGTCACAGCCAACAGCATATGGAAAATCAGTGCTCGTGATGCATTAAGCATCACCCTCTCAACCTTCGAGAAGCCACTCAAGAATCTCACTTTGGCGGATCTTTTTGAAGCCACAAATGGCTTCCATGACGACTTCCTTGTAGGCTCAGGTGGATTCGGGGATGTGTACCGAGCCCAGCTAAAGGATGGAACTATAGTGGCTATCAAGAAACTGATACATATCAGCGGCCAAGGTGACAGGGAATTCACTGCCGAAATGGAAACAATCGGGAAGGTCAAACACAGGAACCTTGTTTCCCTTCTTGGCTACTGCAAGGTTGGAGAAGAGCGCCTCTTGGTCTACGAGTACATGAAATATGGGAGCCTAGAGGACGTGTTACATGACCGGAAAAAGATAGGGATCAAGCTAAATTGGGCTGGAAGGCGAAAACTCATCATTGGATCAGCTAGAGGATTGGCTTTCCTCCATCACAACTGCAATCCACACATAATTCATAGAGATATGAAATCAAGCAATGTTTTAGTCGATGAGAATTTTGAGGCCAGGGTGTCGGATTTCGGAATGGCAAGGCATGTAAGCGTAATGGACACTCACTTGAGTGTCAGCACATTGGCTGGAACGCCAGGATATGTACCTCCCGAGTACTACCAAAGCTTTAGATGCTCGACCAAAGGGGATGTCTATAGCTACGGCGTGGTTCTACTCGAACTGCTTACCGGTAGGCGGCCGACAGATTCTGTCGACTTTGGGGACAACAATCTCGTTGGATGGATGAAGCAGCAGGCTAAAGTGAAAGTACGGGATGTTCTTGATCCCCAGTTGTTGAAAGAGGATCCTAGTTTAGAAATGGAGCTTTTACAATACTTAAAAGTGGCATGCTCATGCTTGGATGATCGGCCCTGGAAACGTCCCACAATGATCCAAGTTATTGCTATGTTCAAGGAAATTCAGGCTGGATCTTTGGTCGATTCGTCTTCGATAGTTACAGTAAGTGACGGTAGTTTCACAGCAGTTGAAGGTGTAGAAATGAGCATACGAGAAGGGAATGTATAG
- the LOC140823720 gene encoding UDP-rhamnose/UDP-galactose transporter 6-like: protein MDIFKQLKRMSSGSKDDRKVALDAAAWMFNIVSSVGIIMVNKALMATYGFTFATTLTGLHFAATTLMTLLLKRLGYIGSSALPVSDLLKFVLCANFSIVGMNLSLMWNSVGFYQIAKLSMIPVSCFLEVVLDNVRYSRDTKLSILVVLLGVSICTVTDVSVNAKGFIAAFIAVWSTSLQQYYVHFLQRKHEIGSFDLLGHTAPPQAASLLLVGPLMDYWLTNLRIDSYHYTLTSTMFITLSCAIAIGTNLSQFICIGRFTAVTFQVLGHMKTILVLILGFVFFGKEGLNLHVVVGMMVAVMGMIWYGRASSQPGGKERNQTLPVQTLEEEIGLVKSSENEEKI, encoded by the exons ATGGACATTTTTAAGCAACTGAAGAGAATGTCTTCTGGAAGCAAGGATGACCGCAAAGTGGCTCTTGATGCAGCTGCTTGGATGTTCAACATAGTTTCTTCTGTTGGAATTATAATGGTCAATAAAGCTTTGATGGCTACATATGGTTTTACTTTTG CTACAACTTTAACCGGCCTACATTTTGCTGCGACTACCTTGATGACTCTTTTACTTAAGAGGCTGGGCTATATCGGGAGTTCTGCTCTTCCAGTCTCGGATCTTCTGAAATTTGTTTTATGTGCAAATTTCTCTATTGTTGGAATGAATTTGAGTTTGATGTGGAATTCAGTCGGATTCTATCAG ATCGCAAAACTCAGCATGATCCCTGTGTCATGTTTTCTTGAAGTTGTATTGGACAATGTGCGGTATTCAAGGGACACCAAGCTTAGCATTTTAGTTGTTCTATTGGGTGTTTCCATATGCACTGTCACTGATGTTAGTGTGAATGCCAAGGGGTTTATTGCTGCATTTATTGCCGTTTGGAGCACTTCGTTGCAGCAGTAT TATGTCCATTTTCTACAAAGGAAGCATGAAATCGGTTCTTTCGATTTATTAGGGCATACTGCTCCACCTCAAGCAGCATCATTGCTTTTGGTAGGGCCCTTGATGGATTACTGGTTGACAAACCTAAGGATTGATTCCTATCACTATACCTTAACGTCAACG ATGTTTATAACATTGTCCTGTGCAATAGCAATAGGAACCAATCTGAGCCAATTCATCTGCATAGGAAGATTCACAGCTGTGACATTTCAAGTGTTGGGCCATATGAAGACCATTCTCGTACTGATATTAGGATTTGTTTTCTTTGGAAAAGAGGGACTTAATCTACATGTGGTTGTGGGGATGATGGTTGCTGTCATGGGTATGATTTGGTACGGTCGTGCTTCGTCTCAACCTGGAGGCAAAGAACGGAACCAAACCCTGCCCGTCCAGACACTGGAAGAAGAAATCGGGCTCGTAAAATCTAGTGAGAATGAAGAGAAGATCTAG